In a genomic window of Mageeibacillus indolicus UPII9-5:
- the argS gene encoding arginine--tRNA ligase → MSVDIKKHIAVELAALCNMQPDEMEAFIEIPPQTDLGDYALPCFKLAKTMHKAPPVIATELAGGIAGKLPELTEIRQTGGYLNFFLNRSSYIKETIGKVLTDPHAVFPTADLHDKTVLVEFSSPNIAKPFHIGHAFTTILGQVIANMYQTAGYNVVKLNHLGDYGTQFGKLIVAYRLWGDAKALETDPIKELLRIYVKFHKEAKEKPELENQARFAFKCLEEGRPEEKAMWQKFRDLSLVEFNRVYDRLGIKFDNYNGESFYSDKIPAVVEMLRQKGLMVESDGAQVVQLDDLKLPPCIILKSDGTTIYASRDLAAILYRDATWHFYKNIYVVGTPQALHFRQVFAVLKKAGYDCADRCEHVGFGLVKFPEGKMSTREGDVIFLEDLLSEAVAKTFEIIRKNAAERYEDMSEAEQADIAEKVGLGAVTYAFLRNGRERDIVFSWEEMLNFEGDTAPYLQYTYARAHSMLRKAGVVNAKEQLLAAVAAGSLNEESEFNLCRQIEALAAAFNNALKNNEPSILAKQINAVAHAFNKFYTECPILKAEGELRTSRLALAMATCFALKQGLSILNIQVVERM, encoded by the coding sequence ATGAGTGTAGACATAAAAAAACACATTGCAGTCGAATTGGCGGCTTTGTGTAACATGCAGCCAGATGAGATGGAAGCTTTTATTGAGATACCGCCGCAGACCGACTTAGGCGACTACGCTTTGCCTTGCTTTAAACTGGCCAAAACTATGCATAAAGCTCCGCCGGTTATTGCAACGGAACTTGCTGGCGGTATTGCTGGTAAACTGCCGGAACTGACAGAAATAAGACAAACCGGAGGTTATCTCAACTTTTTCCTTAATCGTTCTTCATATATAAAAGAGACGATAGGTAAAGTGCTAACCGACCCCCACGCCGTTTTCCCAACTGCCGATTTGCATGATAAAACTGTTTTGGTTGAATTTTCTTCGCCAAACATTGCTAAGCCTTTCCATATAGGACATGCGTTTACCACTATTTTGGGTCAAGTTATCGCCAATATGTACCAAACCGCCGGCTACAATGTGGTAAAGTTGAACCATTTGGGGGACTATGGTACCCAATTTGGCAAGCTGATTGTCGCTTATCGTCTTTGGGGTGATGCCAAGGCTTTGGAAACCGATCCGATCAAAGAGCTTTTGCGCATATATGTTAAATTCCATAAAGAAGCCAAAGAAAAGCCTGAATTGGAAAATCAGGCGCGTTTTGCCTTTAAATGTTTGGAAGAAGGTCGGCCTGAAGAAAAGGCCATGTGGCAAAAATTCCGTGATTTGAGTTTAGTTGAATTCAATCGGGTATATGACCGTTTGGGAATTAAATTCGATAATTATAACGGTGAAAGTTTTTATTCCGATAAAATCCCGGCCGTGGTGGAGATGCTTAGGCAAAAGGGTTTGATGGTGGAAAGCGACGGGGCTCAGGTAGTGCAGCTCGATGACCTTAAGTTACCGCCTTGTATAATTTTAAAATCGGATGGGACTACAATTTATGCCTCAAGGGATTTGGCAGCGATATTGTATCGCGATGCTACTTGGCATTTTTACAAAAATATTTATGTGGTAGGTACGCCTCAGGCTCTGCATTTTCGACAGGTATTTGCCGTACTTAAGAAAGCAGGGTACGATTGTGCCGATCGTTGTGAACACGTTGGTTTTGGCTTAGTTAAATTCCCAGAGGGGAAAATGTCCACTCGGGAAGGTGATGTTATTTTCCTTGAAGATCTTTTGAGTGAAGCAGTAGCCAAAACCTTTGAAATTATTCGTAAGAACGCGGCGGAACGCTATGAAGACATGTCAGAAGCTGAACAGGCTGACATAGCCGAAAAGGTAGGTTTAGGTGCGGTAACATATGCTTTTCTGCGTAACGGGCGTGAGCGGGACATTGTATTCTCTTGGGAAGAGATGCTCAACTTTGAGGGCGATACCGCCCCTTATTTGCAATACACTTATGCGAGAGCCCACAGCATGTTGCGTAAAGCTGGCGTTGTCAATGCTAAGGAACAGCTGTTGGCCGCAGTGGCTGCCGGAAGCCTGAACGAGGAGAGTGAGTTTAACCTGTGCCGGCAAATCGAAGCTCTTGCAGCGGCCTTTAATAACGCGCTAAAAAATAATGAGCCGTCAATTTTAGCTAAGCAGATCAATGCTGTAGCACATGCATTTAATAAGTTCTATACTGAATGCCCGATACTCAAGG
- the glgA gene encoding glycogen synthase GlgA has protein sequence MKVLFVSAEVAPLAKVGGLADVAGALPAALNKLGVDTRVIMPLYKRIRDNYGCDLKFMRWTMIKLGWRTMYSGLFRMDLNGVTHYFIDNEYYFGHDAIYLDYDFDIERYCFFQRAVLEAMGAAMDFVPDIIHCNDWQTGLIPALLQAHYHPYGYFNQVKCFFTIHNLKYQGVHSFERIADYCDLSTAFLNDYGILKDGVPNMMKAGIVYADQVTTVSPTYAEEIKQPYYGEGLDGVLSYYSFKLKGILNGIDCREYNPATDSHLVRTYSSSDVKEGKAANKAALQAELGLNAEPDRPLLAMITRMVDQKGMDLLLRVLGEIAGIPTQVVVLGTGEHRYEEGTRICAGYFKENIRACLTFDNALAHRIYAAADIFLMPSLFEPCGLSQLIAMNYGTLPVVRETGGLKDTVTPYNQYTMEGNGFSFTNINAHDFLNVVRNACDLYNDSRDIWDRLVQNAMHKDVSWQKSAECYKELYEGVLNRKD, from the coding sequence ATGAAAGTATTGTTCGTTTCGGCCGAGGTAGCACCTTTGGCAAAGGTTGGCGGCCTGGCAGATGTTGCCGGAGCACTGCCGGCGGCACTAAATAAGCTGGGAGTAGATACCAGAGTTATCATGCCCCTGTATAAGAGGATTCGCGACAATTACGGGTGCGATCTCAAATTTATGCGCTGGACGATGATTAAACTTGGCTGGCGAACCATGTACAGTGGATTGTTTAGAATGGATTTAAACGGAGTTACGCATTATTTTATTGATAATGAATATTATTTTGGTCATGACGCTATATATCTCGACTATGATTTTGATATTGAAAGATATTGTTTCTTTCAGCGTGCGGTGCTTGAGGCCATGGGGGCGGCAATGGACTTCGTTCCCGACATTATTCACTGCAATGACTGGCAGACAGGGCTGATACCGGCTCTGCTGCAGGCGCATTATCATCCATATGGTTATTTTAATCAAGTTAAATGCTTTTTTACGATCCACAATCTTAAATATCAGGGGGTTCATTCTTTTGAAAGAATAGCTGATTACTGCGATTTATCGACAGCTTTTTTGAATGACTATGGTATTCTCAAAGATGGTGTGCCGAATATGATGAAAGCTGGCATTGTCTATGCCGATCAGGTGACGACCGTTTCACCAACTTATGCAGAAGAAATAAAGCAACCGTATTACGGCGAGGGATTGGATGGAGTTTTGTCATATTACTCATTTAAACTTAAGGGAATATTGAACGGTATTGACTGCCGGGAATATAATCCAGCCACGGACAGCCATTTGGTTCGTACGTATTCGTCTTCCGATGTTAAAGAGGGCAAGGCGGCGAATAAAGCAGCTTTACAGGCTGAACTCGGACTCAATGCAGAGCCTGATCGCCCACTCTTGGCAATGATTACCCGTATGGTTGATCAAAAAGGAATGGATCTACTTTTGCGGGTTTTGGGAGAGATTGCTGGTATTCCGACTCAAGTGGTAGTTTTGGGCACGGGCGAACATCGCTACGAAGAAGGCACTAGAATTTGCGCCGGCTACTTCAAAGAAAATATTAGAGCCTGTCTGACATTTGACAATGCGCTGGCTCATCGGATTTATGCTGCTGCCGATATTTTCCTGATGCCATCACTGTTTGAACCCTGCGGCTTGTCGCAGCTTATCGCCATGAATTATGGAACTTTGCCAGTTGTACGAGAAACAGGAGGTTTAAAAGATACGGTTACGCCTTACAACCAATACACGATGGAGGGAAACGGGTTCTCTTTTACCAATATAAATGCACACGATTTTCTAAATGTTGTCCGCAACGCTTGTGATCTGTACAACGACAGCAGGGATATTTGGGACAGGCTGGTGCAGAACGCTATGCATAAAGACGTTTCTTGGCAAAAGTCGGCTGAATGCTATAAGGAGTTGTACGAAGGCGTCCTGAATCGTAAAGATTGA